The Flavobacterium piscisymbiosum genome includes a region encoding these proteins:
- the kynU gene encoding kynureninase, which produces MTFQNTREFARELDSQDTLNQYQDQFIFPKVNDKRVIYFTGNSLGLQPKRTRAYIDEVMNDWANLAVEGHFYAEKPWWDYQERFAEPLSKIVGALPSEVTVMNTLTVNLHLLMVSFYQPKGKRYKIICEEKAFPSDQYMFQSQVHFHGYKTEDAIVEIKRREGEHNIRLEDVLAKIEEVGDELALVLIGGVNYYTGQVFDIKTITEAGQKAGAKVGWDLAHAAGNIKLELHDWNVDFAAWCSYKYMNSGPGNASGCFVHEKHHNNPDLPRFAGWWGHNKERRFKMEPTFDPVHGADGWQISNLPVLSLAPYLASVEMFADVGMDALIKKRDHITSYLEFILHEIDKEVKGNFEIITPSNPEERASQLSVFLHGEGRSLFDYLMKNGVITDWREPNVIRLAPVPLYCSYEDMYDFGQVLKKGILG; this is translated from the coding sequence ATGACTTTTCAAAATACACGCGAGTTTGCACGAGAGCTTGATTCGCAAGACACATTAAATCAATATCAGGATCAATTTATTTTTCCTAAGGTAAATGACAAAAGAGTAATTTATTTTACAGGAAACTCCCTGGGTTTACAGCCAAAACGCACCAGAGCATATATCGATGAAGTAATGAACGACTGGGCAAATCTTGCCGTAGAGGGGCATTTTTATGCTGAGAAACCTTGGTGGGATTATCAGGAAAGATTTGCTGAACCGTTAAGTAAAATTGTTGGAGCATTGCCTTCAGAAGTTACTGTAATGAATACGCTAACAGTGAATCTTCATTTATTGATGGTTTCTTTTTATCAGCCAAAAGGCAAACGTTATAAAATTATCTGCGAAGAAAAAGCATTTCCGTCAGATCAATATATGTTTCAGAGTCAGGTACATTTTCATGGATATAAAACAGAAGATGCTATTGTAGAAATCAAACGTCGCGAAGGCGAACACAATATTCGTCTGGAAGATGTTCTCGCAAAAATTGAAGAAGTGGGTGATGAACTGGCTTTGGTTTTAATTGGTGGAGTAAATTATTATACGGGACAAGTTTTCGATATTAAAACGATTACTGAAGCCGGACAAAAAGCAGGAGCAAAGGTAGGTTGGGATTTAGCACACGCTGCAGGTAACATCAAATTGGAACTTCATGACTGGAACGTAGATTTTGCTGCCTGGTGCAGTTATAAATATATGAACTCAGGACCGGGAAATGCTTCTGGTTGTTTCGTCCATGAAAAACACCATAATAATCCGGATTTGCCTCGTTTCGCAGGTTGGTGGGGACACAATAAAGAACGCCGTTTTAAAATGGAACCAACTTTCGATCCTGTTCACGGAGCTGATGGATGGCAAATTAGTAATTTACCAGTACTTTCTTTAGCGCCTTATTTGGCATCTGTAGAAATGTTTGCTGATGTTGGAATGGATGCTTTGATTAAAAAGAGAGATCATATTACCTCATATTTGGAATTTATTTTACATGAAATTGATAAAGAAGTAAAAGGAAATTTCGAAATCATTACCCCTTCAAATCCTGAAGAAAGAGCATCGCAATTATCAGTCTTTTTACACGGAGAAGGAAGAAGTTTGTTCGATTATTTAATGAAAAACGGAGTCATTACAGATTGGCGCGAACCCAATGTAATTCGTCTGGCGCCAGTTCCTTTATATTGTTCTTATGAAGATATGTATGACTTTGGACAAGTCCTGAAAAAAGGAATTTTAGGATAA
- the queA gene encoding tRNA preQ1(34) S-adenosylmethionine ribosyltransferase-isomerase QueA, with translation MKLSHFQFNLPKELLAEFPAENRDESRLMVIDRQKQTIEHKMFKDVINYFDDGDVLILNNTKVFPARLYGNKEKTGARIEVFLLRELNSEQRLWDVLVDPARKIRIGNKLYFGDDDSLVAEVIDNTTSRGRTLRFLYDGSYEEFRNKLTELGETPIPKYISREVTAEDAERYQTIYAKEEGAVAAPTAGLHFSKHLLKKLEIKGINFAEVTLHVGLGTFNPVEVEDLSKHKMDSEELIIKQEACDIVNEAKAKKKRICAVGTTSMRAIESSVSSQNTLNPYEGWTNKFIFPPHDFSIANCMITNFHTPKSTLLMMISAFCGHDLMKRAYDEAIKEEYKFYSYGDAMLII, from the coding sequence ATGAAATTATCACATTTTCAATTTAATTTACCGAAAGAACTTTTAGCAGAATTCCCGGCAGAAAACAGAGACGAATCTCGTTTAATGGTAATCGATCGTCAAAAACAAACTATAGAGCACAAAATGTTTAAAGATGTTATCAATTATTTTGATGACGGAGACGTTTTGATTCTTAACAATACAAAAGTTTTCCCTGCACGTTTGTACGGAAACAAAGAAAAAACAGGAGCAAGAATTGAAGTTTTCTTATTAAGAGAATTAAATTCAGAGCAACGTCTTTGGGACGTTTTAGTTGATCCGGCTAGAAAAATCCGTATTGGTAACAAACTTTATTTTGGTGATGACGATTCGTTAGTTGCTGAGGTAATCGACAATACAACTTCTCGTGGTAGAACTTTACGTTTCTTATACGATGGTTCATATGAAGAATTCAGAAACAAATTGACAGAACTTGGAGAAACTCCAATTCCTAAATACATCAGTAGAGAAGTAACAGCTGAAGATGCTGAAAGATATCAAACAATTTATGCAAAAGAAGAAGGAGCTGTAGCTGCACCAACTGCAGGTTTACACTTCTCAAAACACCTTTTGAAAAAATTAGAAATTAAAGGAATCAATTTTGCTGAAGTTACACTTCACGTTGGTTTAGGAACTTTTAACCCGGTTGAGGTTGAAGATTTGTCTAAACACAAAATGGATTCTGAAGAATTGATCATCAAACAAGAAGCTTGTGATATTGTAAACGAGGCAAAAGCGAAGAAAAAACGTATTTGTGCTGTTGGAACAACTTCAATGCGTGCTATTGAAAGTTCAGTTTCATCACAAAATACTTTAAATCCTTACGAAGGATGGACAAATAAATTTATTTTCCCTCCTCACGATTTTAGTATTGCAAACTGTATGATTACCAATTTCCACACACCAAAATCAACATTATTAATGATGATTTCTGCTTTCTGTGGACATGATTTAATGAAACGTGCATACGATGAAGCAATCAAAGAAGAATACAAATTCTATTCTTACGGAGATGCAATGTTGATTATCTAA
- a CDS encoding 3-phosphoshikimate 1-carboxyvinyltransferase, protein MNLLLQTTQHNLQGQIAVTGSKSETNRLLLLKALFPNITLANTSNSDDSEVMQKALIGNDEIVDIHHAGTAMRFLTAYFAVNEGREVVMTGSGRMQERPIKILVEALGQLGVEISYEKEEGYPPIRIKGKKVTASKVTLAANVSSQYISALLLVASKLENGLELTLEGEITSIPYIKMTLALLNDLDIQTSFEGNVIKVYPKAEVETKEMVVESDWSSASYFFSLVALADTASITLSSYKENSLQGDSELVSLYEKLGVQTTFQDNKMTLVKQENFKYGTVNFELNNTPDIAQTIVVTCLGLGIGCHLTGLHTLKIKETDRLEALRIELTKLGANISVTNDSLTLVASENINHNVKIGTYNDHRMAMAFAPLALKVPIIIEDAEVVSKSYPDFWNDLKALDFQISEL, encoded by the coding sequence ATGAATTTACTACTTCAAACAACTCAACATAATTTACAAGGACAAATTGCAGTAACAGGGTCAAAAAGCGAGACGAATCGTTTATTGTTGTTAAAAGCATTGTTCCCAAATATTACGCTAGCCAACACATCGAACTCTGATGATAGCGAAGTGATGCAAAAGGCATTAATAGGGAATGACGAAATTGTAGACATTCACCATGCAGGAACTGCAATGCGTTTTTTAACCGCTTATTTTGCTGTAAACGAAGGTCGCGAAGTAGTGATGACAGGTTCAGGCAGAATGCAGGAACGTCCGATTAAAATTTTAGTAGAAGCTTTAGGACAATTGGGAGTTGAAATCTCTTATGAAAAAGAAGAAGGTTATCCGCCAATTAGAATTAAAGGAAAAAAAGTTACGGCTTCAAAAGTTACTTTGGCAGCAAATGTAAGCAGCCAATATATCTCGGCACTTTTATTAGTCGCTTCAAAATTAGAAAACGGTTTAGAGTTAACTTTAGAAGGAGAAATTACTTCGATTCCGTATATCAAAATGACTTTGGCTTTGCTTAACGATTTAGATATTCAAACCAGTTTTGAAGGAAATGTGATCAAAGTTTATCCAAAAGCTGAGGTTGAAACCAAAGAAATGGTTGTAGAATCAGATTGGAGTTCAGCATCGTACTTTTTTAGTTTGGTAGCTTTAGCTGATACTGCTTCAATCACATTGAGCAGTTATAAAGAAAATAGTTTACAAGGAGATTCTGAATTGGTTTCGCTTTACGAGAAATTAGGAGTTCAGACTACGTTTCAGGATAACAAAATGACTTTGGTAAAACAAGAGAATTTTAAATATGGAACTGTAAATTTCGAATTAAACAATACGCCGGACATTGCGCAGACTATTGTTGTAACCTGTTTAGGTTTAGGAATTGGTTGTCATTTAACGGGTCTTCATACTTTAAAAATCAAAGAAACTGACAGACTTGAAGCGCTTAGAATTGAATTAACAAAATTAGGAGCCAATATCTCGGTAACTAATGATAGTTTGACTCTTGTAGCTTCAGAAAATATCAATCATAATGTAAAGATCGGGACATATAATGATCATCGTATGGCAATGGCATTTGCTCCGTTGGCTTTAAAAGTGCCTATCATTATCGAAGATGCTGAGGTTGTCTCTAAATCATATCCTGATTTCTGGAACGATTTGAAAGCATTAGACTTCCAAATTTCAGAATTATAA
- a CDS encoding nucleotide pyrophosphohydrolase, with translation MDLKNAQLDVDTWIKEHGVRYFNELTNMAQLTEEVGEVARIIARRYGEQSEKESDKNKDLGEELADVVFVVLCLANQTGIDLQAAFDKKMDLKSVRDKDRHKNNDKLK, from the coding sequence ATGGACTTAAAAAATGCACAACTAGATGTCGATACCTGGATAAAAGAACACGGTGTTCGCTATTTTAATGAGCTTACAAATATGGCACAACTTACTGAAGAAGTAGGTGAAGTTGCCAGAATAATTGCGCGCAGATATGGAGAACAATCAGAAAAGGAAAGTGATAAAAACAAAGATTTAGGCGAAGAATTGGCCGATGTTGTTTTTGTAGTTTTATGTCTTGCCAACCAAACCGGAATAGATTTACAAGCCGCTTTTGATAAAAAAATGGATTTAAAATCAGTTCGAGACAAGGATCGTCACAAAAACAATGATAAATTGAAATAA
- a CDS encoding DUF3857 domain-containing protein, which translates to MKFQDLLIIVFLLLGISKSSAQNYELGKVTVAELKEKANPKDTTAPAAILFKKGKTFFTFTKDKGFSANHVYEFKIKIYKKEGLSWANQKVNFYIGYESLNNDRVDFSDAVTYNLENGKVVKTKLESEGTFKKNINKYWNEKAITLPNVKVGSIIEYKYTLRSENITKLPDFQIQYDIPVNYFEYKTEIPEMYIYKTILVGSQPVITDSKLINGGVSFENEHNQTNRLSYRQINTICSGKDVPALTEEPYVNNPINYRGSIQHELERIRYVDQPDKDYTVTWEGVATTIFKDPSFGKELSQNSFLVEDVKRLLTNVESPDERLNIIFKFVQNKMNWDETRGCYTDKGIVKAYKDQTGNVAEINFILINMLKMAGIAANPVLVSTIENGVPIYPTRTGFNYVIAAAEIDGKQILLDASHKFTTPNILPLNVLNWKGRLIKKDGTSLEINLEPVTLSREMSNLLVKVDANGKIEGKGRIQRTDYDAYNFRVHNANKNNETYLENFEQQLGDVKISNYAVENKKTNLSGSVLESFDFVSDNQSEIIGSKIFINPLLFFTRSKNPFNQENRQMAIYFGYPTFERYVISLEIPEGYMVESLPAAVRISSEDKEIVFTLIISKDGNKIQILSSKEINNSIFAADQYNGLKDLFQKMIASQNEKIVLKKI; encoded by the coding sequence ATGAAGTTTCAAGACTTATTGATAATTGTTTTTTTACTTCTGGGAATTTCAAAAAGCAGCGCTCAAAATTATGAGTTGGGAAAAGTTACTGTTGCTGAATTAAAGGAAAAAGCAAACCCAAAAGATACAACTGCGCCTGCTGCAATTTTGTTTAAAAAAGGAAAAACATTTTTTACGTTTACTAAAGACAAAGGTTTTTCTGCCAATCATGTTTATGAATTTAAAATTAAAATTTATAAAAAAGAAGGATTAAGTTGGGCAAATCAAAAAGTGAACTTTTATATTGGTTACGAAAGTTTAAATAATGACAGAGTAGATTTTTCTGATGCTGTAACCTATAATTTAGAAAATGGAAAAGTTGTAAAGACAAAACTTGAAAGTGAAGGAACTTTTAAAAAGAACATTAATAAATATTGGAACGAGAAAGCCATAACATTGCCAAATGTAAAAGTGGGTTCGATCATAGAATATAAATATACTTTAAGATCAGAAAATATTACAAAACTACCCGATTTTCAAATTCAGTATGATATCCCTGTTAATTATTTTGAATACAAGACGGAAATTCCGGAGATGTATATCTATAAAACAATTTTAGTTGGAAGCCAGCCTGTAATAACAGATTCTAAATTGATTAATGGCGGTGTAAGTTTTGAAAATGAACATAATCAAACCAATAGGCTTTCATATAGGCAAATTAATACCATTTGTTCCGGAAAAGATGTTCCGGCGCTAACAGAAGAGCCTTACGTAAATAATCCTATTAACTACAGAGGATCTATCCAGCATGAATTAGAAAGAATTAGATATGTTGATCAGCCGGATAAAGATTATACTGTTACATGGGAAGGTGTAGCAACAACAATTTTTAAAGATCCAAGTTTCGGGAAAGAACTTAGTCAAAACAGCTTTTTAGTAGAGGATGTTAAAAGATTACTGACTAACGTTGAGTCACCAGACGAGAGATTAAATATCATTTTTAAATTCGTTCAGAATAAAATGAACTGGGATGAAACTAGAGGTTGTTACACTGATAAAGGCATCGTAAAAGCATATAAGGATCAGACAGGAAATGTAGCTGAGATTAATTTTATTTTGATCAATATGCTAAAAATGGCTGGTATTGCTGCAAATCCTGTTTTGGTAAGCACGATTGAAAACGGAGTTCCGATTTATCCAACAAGAACTGGTTTTAATTATGTTATTGCAGCAGCCGAGATTGACGGGAAACAAATACTTCTGGATGCTAGTCATAAATTCACAACGCCTAATATCTTGCCATTAAATGTGTTGAATTGGAAAGGAAGACTGATTAAAAAAGACGGGACTTCGCTGGAAATTAATTTAGAACCAGTTACACTCTCGCGGGAAATGTCTAATTTATTAGTAAAAGTAGATGCTAATGGAAAGATAGAAGGGAAAGGAAGAATTCAGAGAACAGATTATGATGCTTATAATTTCAGAGTGCACAACGCTAATAAGAACAATGAGACTTATCTGGAAAATTTTGAACAACAATTAGGAGACGTAAAAATTTCAAATTACGCTGTTGAGAATAAAAAGACAAATCTATCAGGTTCTGTTTTAGAAAGTTTTGATTTTGTATCCGATAATCAATCTGAAATAATTGGAAGCAAAATATTTATCAATCCGTTATTGTTTTTTACAAGAAGTAAAAATCCTTTTAATCAGGAAAACAGACAAATGGCGATTTATTTTGGATATCCAACTTTCGAAAGATATGTTATAAGCTTAGAAATCCCTGAAGGATATATGGTAGAATCATTGCCAGCTGCTGTTCGCATTTCATCAGAAGATAAAGAGATAGTTTTTACCTTAATCATTTCAAAAGATGGAAATAAAATTCAAATTTTGAGTTCAAAAGAAATTAACAATAGTATTTTTGCAGCAGATCAGTATAATGGATTAAAAGATCTTTTCCAGAAGATGATTGCCAGTCAAAATGAAAAAATTGTTCTTAAAAAAATATAA
- a CDS encoding DUF3857 domain-containing protein yields the protein MKITKLFSLSILLLFITNVTAQEFKLGKVSIAELEQKVHPKDSSAVAAILYKKGKTRIEYDVNNGFVTIAEVETRIKIYKKEGYDWANQNVWYYNESDFKEKVNFSDAVTYNLVNGKIEKTKLKSDGVFDEVLNKFRAQKKITMPNVKEGSVIEFSYIIRTPSDRMIREWDFQTSIPVNYSEFKTYIPEYYVFNSRQKGYVFPKMSTAKDSKTVVFQNKERSGGVGFSAVKTDYSVQNVNYTETQTSYVAVDFPAMKDEAYVNNIDNYTSSIQHELSMTKFPQAETKLYSVDWDAVVKTIYKYDDFGSELNKTGYFEEDLKKKLEGKNTADEKILAVLNHVKENVKWNDYFGYSCDSGVKKAYKEKTGNIGDINLMLTAMLRYAGLTANPVLVSTRSNGISIFPNRTAFNYVIAAVETPNGNVLLDASDKFSTPNVLPFRALNWYGRLIRKDGSSEEVDLMPKKSSNDVVFMNYSIDAEGKVTGKTRRQCTDYNAMITRDNISGLKEEEYLEKLENRNNKIEISDYSRTNEKDLLLPIVESYSFTGNNLCEVIGGKIYISPMLFFTNEKNPFKQDEREYPVDFGFPFTDKYNITLQIPEGFTTEVLPAPVVLNMEDNLGSFKFNIAHAGNGLQINIQHQINEAIVSTEKYEMLKQYYKSMIAKETEKIVLKRI from the coding sequence ATGAAAATTACCAAACTTTTTAGTCTGTCAATTCTATTGTTGTTTATTACGAATGTAACAGCACAGGAATTTAAATTAGGAAAAGTATCTATTGCTGAATTGGAACAAAAAGTACATCCTAAAGATTCATCGGCAGTGGCTGCCATTTTATATAAAAAAGGAAAAACAAGAATAGAATATGATGTGAATAATGGTTTTGTGACCATTGCAGAAGTAGAGACCCGAATTAAGATATATAAAAAAGAGGGTTACGATTGGGCGAATCAAAATGTTTGGTATTACAACGAGTCTGATTTTAAAGAAAAAGTAAATTTTAGTGATGCAGTTACTTATAATTTAGTAAATGGTAAAATCGAAAAGACAAAACTAAAAAGTGACGGGGTTTTTGATGAGGTCTTAAATAAATTCAGAGCTCAGAAAAAAATAACAATGCCTAATGTTAAAGAAGGTTCTGTTATTGAGTTCAGTTATATTATAAGAACTCCTAGTGATAGAATGATTAGAGAATGGGATTTTCAAACCAGTATTCCTGTCAATTATTCTGAATTCAAGACATATATTCCGGAATATTATGTTTTCAATTCGAGACAAAAAGGATATGTTTTTCCTAAAATGAGTACTGCAAAAGATTCAAAAACTGTTGTATTTCAAAATAAAGAAAGATCTGGAGGAGTTGGCTTTTCAGCTGTTAAAACAGATTATTCGGTACAAAATGTAAACTATACAGAAACGCAGACTAGTTATGTGGCAGTAGACTTTCCGGCGATGAAAGACGAGGCTTATGTAAACAATATTGATAATTATACATCAAGTATCCAACATGAATTATCGATGACAAAATTTCCACAAGCAGAGACAAAGTTGTATTCTGTTGATTGGGATGCAGTAGTAAAGACAATTTATAAATACGATGATTTTGGTTCTGAATTAAATAAAACAGGTTATTTTGAAGAAGATTTAAAAAAGAAATTGGAAGGAAAAAATACTGCCGATGAAAAGATATTGGCTGTTTTAAATCATGTAAAAGAGAATGTAAAATGGAACGACTATTTTGGATATAGCTGTGATAGCGGCGTGAAAAAAGCATACAAAGAAAAGACAGGAAATATTGGCGATATTAATTTAATGCTAACGGCTATGTTGCGTTATGCAGGTTTAACTGCTAACCCGGTTTTGGTAAGTACACGTTCTAACGGAATCTCAATTTTTCCAAACAGAACTGCTTTTAATTATGTGATTGCTGCAGTCGAAACTCCAAACGGAAATGTTTTGTTAGATGCCTCAGATAAATTTTCAACGCCAAATGTTTTGCCTTTTAGAGCTTTAAACTGGTACGGTAGATTGATTAGAAAAGACGGAAGCTCTGAAGAAGTAGATTTAATGCCTAAAAAATCTTCAAATGATGTTGTTTTTATGAATTATAGTATTGATGCCGAAGGTAAAGTGACAGGAAAAACCAGAAGACAATGTACAGATTATAATGCCATGATTACAAGAGATAATATCAGTGGACTTAAAGAGGAAGAGTATTTAGAAAAACTGGAGAATAGAAATAACAAAATAGAGATAAGTGATTATTCAAGAACAAACGAAAAAGATTTGTTATTGCCTATTGTAGAAAGTTATTCGTTTACCGGAAATAATTTATGCGAAGTAATAGGTGGGAAAATCTATATAAGTCCAATGTTGTTTTTTACAAATGAAAAAAATCCTTTCAAGCAGGATGAAAGAGAATATCCGGTTGATTTTGGATTTCCTTTTACAGATAAATACAACATAACACTTCAAATTCCTGAAGGTTTTACAACCGAGGTATTGCCTGCTCCTGTGGTTCTGAATATGGAGGATAATTTAGGAAGTTTTAAGTTTAATATTGCTCATGCAGGCAATGGATTACAAATAAATATTCAGCATCAAATCAACGAGGCAATTGTATCTACTGAAAAGTATGAAATGCTTAAGCAATATTATAAAAGCATGATTGCAAAGGAAACGGAAAAAATTGTTCTAAAAAGAATCTAA
- a CDS encoding DUF3857 domain-containing protein, translating into MKFTFSGLFFFLFTLILSAQKTEYAVTAISDSLKENTNAVVRLDQMDINIASQRSMNIKTQRVVTVLNEKGLGNIDAYQHYDKSLSVKNIEAVVYDISGKEIKKIKRKDFKDNSAVSGSTLFSDSRVVYLDYTPISYPFTIVYTSEIETSSTAFIPRWYFLGDYNLSVEKCILNVSFPNDLGFKKKEFCFSGFNIKKTVDSDTKLSYIALNILARKIEDYSPSSSDLFPKVMMGLEKFHLEGVDGTATTWEAFGKWYGDKILTGTTILPEETKVKIKALVGDEKDPIKKAKIIYDYVQQKSRYVNIAIGIGGWKPMLASDVDRLGYGDCKALSNYTKALLEVVDVPSYNTILYGDSYKSNIQSDFVSMQGNHMILAIPNGNHYTWLECTSQVAPFGYQGTFTDDRDVLIIKPEGGEIVRTKVYEDLGNTQKDKGLYSIDENGNFSGSISIVSEGSQYNTKSRLETFQPTEKEAHYKDYWSNINNLKLAKIAFTNNKENIQFTEDVQTSALNYAAISANKMIFTVNAFNQSSANVKRIRNRKTPLQIQRGYLDTDEIEINLPTGFTIEFLPSNFELKGKFGEYKTEIIKKENNKLTYKRSILINKGQYSNKEYDEYRLFMEQVSRNDNAKIILTKN; encoded by the coding sequence ATGAAATTTACTTTTTCGGGATTATTTTTTTTCTTATTTACCCTTATTCTTTCGGCTCAAAAAACCGAATATGCTGTAACAGCGATTTCTGATAGTCTTAAAGAAAATACCAATGCTGTTGTTCGATTAGATCAAATGGATATTAATATTGCTTCGCAGAGAAGCATGAATATCAAAACACAGCGGGTTGTAACAGTTTTAAATGAAAAAGGATTAGGGAACATTGATGCTTATCAACATTATGATAAATCACTTAGTGTAAAAAATATCGAAGCAGTTGTTTATGATATATCCGGTAAGGAAATCAAAAAAATTAAACGAAAAGATTTTAAGGATAATAGTGCGGTAAGCGGAAGCACTCTTTTTTCTGATAGCCGTGTAGTGTACTTAGATTATACACCAATTTCGTATCCTTTTACAATTGTTTATACCAGTGAAATTGAAACTTCAAGTACTGCTTTTATACCGCGATGGTATTTTTTAGGAGATTACAATTTAAGTGTAGAGAAATGTATTTTAAATGTTTCATTTCCAAATGACCTGGGATTTAAAAAGAAAGAATTTTGTTTTTCAGGTTTTAATATAAAAAAGACGGTTGATTCCGATACAAAACTAAGTTATATCGCTCTTAATATTTTAGCCAGAAAAATAGAAGACTATAGTCCATCTTCTTCTGATCTTTTTCCAAAAGTGATGATGGGATTAGAGAAATTTCATTTAGAAGGAGTTGACGGTACTGCTACAACTTGGGAAGCATTTGGTAAATGGTATGGCGATAAAATCTTAACCGGAACAACTATTTTGCCGGAAGAAACTAAAGTTAAAATAAAAGCATTAGTTGGAGATGAAAAAGACCCAATTAAAAAAGCAAAAATTATTTACGATTATGTACAGCAAAAATCCAGATATGTAAACATTGCTATAGGTATTGGTGGCTGGAAACCCATGCTTGCCAGTGATGTAGATCGTTTAGGTTATGGTGATTGTAAAGCATTATCAAATTATACAAAAGCACTTTTAGAGGTTGTAGATGTTCCTTCTTACAATACTATTTTATATGGAGATAGTTACAAATCAAATATTCAATCTGATTTTGTTTCGATGCAGGGAAATCATATGATTTTAGCTATTCCTAATGGTAATCATTACACTTGGTTAGAATGTACAAGTCAGGTCGCTCCTTTTGGATATCAGGGAACTTTTACTGATGATCGCGATGTCTTGATTATTAAGCCCGAAGGCGGAGAAATCGTGAGAACAAAAGTGTATGAAGATTTGGGAAATACTCAAAAAGATAAAGGACTATATAGCATAGACGAAAATGGTAATTTTTCGGGCTCCATATCAATTGTTTCAGAAGGTTCTCAATACAATACAAAGTCGAGATTAGAAACTTTTCAGCCAACAGAAAAAGAAGCACATTATAAAGATTATTGGAGCAATATCAATAATTTAAAATTAGCTAAAATTGCTTTTACCAATAATAAAGAAAATATTCAATTTACTGAGGATGTACAAACAAGTGCTTTGAACTATGCGGCAATTTCGGCAAACAAAATGATTTTTACCGTAAATGCTTTCAATCAATCTTCTGCGAATGTCAAGAGAATCCGCAATAGAAAAACTCCGCTTCAGATTCAGCGTGGTTATTTGGATACGGATGAAATCGAAATTAATTTACCAACAGGTTTTACGATAGAATTTTTGCCTTCAAACTTTGAATTGAAAGGTAAGTTTGGTGAATATAAAACCGAAATCATTAAAAAAGAAAATAATAAACTGACTTACAAACGCTCTATACTTATAAATAAAGGACAATATTCAAATAAAGAATACGATGAATACCGTCTTTTTATGGAGCAAGTGTCAAGAAACGATAACGCCAAAATTATACTAACCAAGAACTAA
- the dtd gene encoding D-aminoacyl-tRNA deacylase has protein sequence MRIVLQRVSEASVTVDGNKTADIKKGLLVLVGIEDLDTQEDIDWLVGKIIKMRIFGDENDVMNCSVQDIGGDIIVVSQFTLHASTKKGNRPSYIKASKPEFAIPMYENFVKSLEKEFNKKVQTGIFGADMKVSLLNDGPVTILIDSKNRE, from the coding sequence ATGAGAATTGTTCTTCAAAGAGTTTCAGAAGCATCCGTTACCGTTGATGGAAATAAAACAGCTGATATAAAAAAAGGTCTACTTGTTCTAGTAGGAATTGAAGATCTGGACACTCAGGAAGATATCGATTGGCTAGTTGGGAAAATCATAAAAATGAGAATTTTTGGCGACGAAAATGATGTTATGAACTGTTCTGTTCAGGATATCGGCGGAGATATTATTGTCGTAAGTCAGTTTACACTTCATGCTTCTACAAAAAAAGGAAATCGCCCATCTTATATAAAAGCTTCAAAACCCGAATTCGCAATTCCAATGTATGAGAATTTTGTAAAATCTTTAGAAAAAGAATTCAATAAAAAAGTACAAACCGGAATTTTTGGTGCAGATATGAAGGTTAGTCTCTTAAATGACGGCCCTGTAACGATTTTAATTGACAGCAAAAATCGAGAGTAA